The Suricata suricatta isolate VVHF042 chromosome 16, meerkat_22Aug2017_6uvM2_HiC, whole genome shotgun sequence genome contains the following window.
GGCCAGGACCCTCTGGGGAGCCTTTGTGGACGCGTGTGCCCGGCGGGAGCTCTGGACAACAGCTCCTGGGTGACTGCGGGAGTACACGCAGAGATGCTAGTGGGGACCGGGCACCCGAGCGCAGCGCCTGCTCCGGCCCAGATGCTGTTCTCAGCACTTCACTGGTCTGCTGCTTTTTAGCCTCTAAACGCATTACCCATTGGTGCATCATGAAATTAAATCAGGGAGTTggaaaccacattttaaaaagcaccaaATAGATTAGATTAGAAAATACCACAGTTTACCTCTCTCAGcaagaaaaaattttgttaatcctttgttttggttttaggaGAGTGGCGCTGTTTAtccctccattttacagatggggaaactgaggctcagaatgcAATGATTTGCCCCAGAAAGCACAGGTTTTCAGAGCTCCGCTGTAATGTAACAATGTTTTTCTTACTATGAGGCATGGTCAAAGCCTGTTGGAGGGGTGCTGTATAAATTCGGCGACCCATTCTAGTTCTTCTGGGAGGTGGCTGTTGTTATGACCCTCATTTGCAGATGTGGAAAATGAGACCAGAGAGGACACACAGCTGGTAGATGGTGAGGCCAGGAATTAGCTGTTAGACTTGCCTGGTAGAGCTGTGTCTGTGGGCAGCTGAGAATGAATGGGCACACAAATAATAAAGGCAGATGCTAAatgtgaatggatggatgaatttcCCCAGCGGCCAGCCCCAAGCTGCCGTGCTGTGGCCCAgagcagcaggaaggaaggggaacTTGGGTGTTAGGTTGTATGTTTCACTCCCATGAGCCCAATTCCATAGAGGACTCCACTCGTGTCAAGAGAAGAAACGAAAGTCCAGACAAGGAAAGGCTACGTCCACGTTGGTCATCATCTCAGCACTGGCATTTACAGGTGCCAGGCGCAGGCCCCAGGGCTTTACGGAATCAATTCATTAAGCCTCCACCAAAGCCCATTTTAATGTGGGGAGGCCAAGGCACACAAAGGCCCAGTGGCTTGCCGCAGGTCTCAGAGCTAGTAAGTGGCGggtctgggattcaaacccaggtagcCTAGATCTGCTTTTGTGCAGAACAACTACACTCTGTTGTTTCTCAAGAAATAGCCAAGCAACTCGCCATAGTGACGGCTAACATCTGCCAGGCCCTGGTGTAACTTTTGCACAATAATCCTGTGAATCTGGAGCTgttatcatcatccccattttccagatgggggAAGCTGAGGTCCAGTGAAGTGAACTGACCACACACGGAATCAGCGGCAGGACAGAGGAATCATGCCCTTGCCAAGAGCCCCCCACTGCCCCCGGGCTAAGATCTCAAGCCGTTGTGGCTCCAAGGCTCCCAGGGCACATCCCCCTCTTCCGCCCGCACCTCACCTTGTGTCTGCCACTCTTCAGGGTCCATTCTCATGCCCTTGAAGAACCCTCCTGGTCCCAGTCTTTGCTTACCACCTCTTTCCAGCTCACACCTAGAAGCAGTTTCAaagttctgcactgtcactgctgagccctgggggctcccatcagccctgccctgcctgagTCCCAACATCCTCATCCATACGCAGTGAGGGGCCCGGGGGAGAGTGAAAATGACAGTCCTTGCAGTGCTTGGTTCGCAACCACTTGGTAAATACTGCTTTTGCGTCTCATCTTCAGGCTTTAATGCTCCTGAGCAAGGCCTTCCTGCACCCCCAGACCTCATGCTCCCTCCACCCCGCGGCCATCGCTGTCACCCTCTCCTCACACTGACAATTATTTACTTCTGGTGAATTTCAGGAGGGCAGGGCATGTTGTTGGCTGCCCTTGACAGGGTCCTGCGCATAGTCAGTGCTCACGAAATCTTTGCTTAGTGAATACACGCAAGTTAAGTTGCCTATGAGCTACCTTGTGCTTGGCCTTCAGCTGGGAAGTAATGAGGCCGGGATTCAGACCCAGCTCTGGCCAATGCCAGCACTACTGCTCAAGTTATACTTGGGTTTTCCAAAACCCTTGGGAAATTaccaaccaaacaacaaacaaaaaaaacaaatgcagaacTATATCCCCATctcatttttctgtgattttcacACCTCTAATGATATCAGACAATTTTGTAAGCAGGCCAGGTGACCCAGAACAcattttttgatttttggttgttgtttttttttttgcaaataatacAAACAAGAATAAAGAGTTGAAAAGTGAGAAACAGTGGCACTGAATGTGGCTTTAGAAATAATCAGAGGGGAGCATTTATTCCCAACCCTAATCTCCCCCAACACATATCCATAAAGTCATCATTTTCCTCCCTAAGGCCTCACCCTATCTGGAATACTTGGAAGCTTTTCACCCCCAGTTGTTGGTTTGAACCCCAAGTCTTGGTCTGGGAACTCAGGGCGGTGAGTGCCAACCAGAGGGGCCCCTGGCATCGGCTGCCCCCATCTCAGTGCAGGAGGTTGTGATTCAGGCAAGACAGCCAGGAAGCTCTTAGTGTTGGCTGTGGGGAAGTGTGGCCAGGGTGGGGCCAGTGACGGTCCATGGGAGACCTTCAGGAGCAGTGGTGGGTGCGCAGGTTGGCAGGCCTGGTTCAAATCCTTTGCTGGTTCTTAGTGGTAGGCTCCTAGCAAGTATACCCTCTCAGaggctcagtctcctcatctacaAGATGGGTATAGAAGTGGTCTCTGTGCCCCAGGATGGCTGTGAGATTCAAAAGCCACCTCCCCGCCAGACAGGACGAAGTATAACATGGTCCAACCCACggacatcccccccccccccgcccccgcagttACTGTTTTACCCTCTGGAGAGGAGGTTTCTGGGGAGGCTCCACCGGGCAACATGCAAAGCTTGGGGTTTGGAGTGTGCAGCCTGGATGCAaatcctctctgcttctcactccCTCTGTGATGTTGGGCAAGTCACTCCACCTGTCCAAGCTTGGACCTCCTCATCTGATCAAAATGGGGATCTTTGTGGCTTTGGGGTGGCATGGTGAGGCCCTGCTGTTGGTGGTCAGGGAGGGCATgaggcacagtgctgggcacatggCAGGTTCTCAGCCACAGAGTTCTCTGGAagtcctgcctccctgcccactCCCGTGGGGCTATGGGAAGACCGCTGGGCTTGCGCACAGCCTCGCTGGCTTCCTGCTAAGCCGCTGCCAGACTGAGTTGGCCCCAGACTTGGTTTCCTAGGATGTGCTCAGGGGCATCAGCAATGCAGGAAGTGCAGGAGAAAAGGACCCAGGGGGTCACAGCAGGTCCTTCCCCAGACCTgctcccactgccccctcccccatcctggcCAATGGCAGCTGCATCCTTCTCGGGCTCAGGCCAACAGCTTGGAGTTGCCCTTGACCCATCTCTTTCCTTCACAGCCACATCCAGTCTGTCAGCAAACCCTGTCCCCTTGACCCAGAATCTAAACCCTTCTCCATCGTCCCTGCCCTGGtctgtcctcccccctccccctcctggatACCACAGCGGTTCCTTCCCAGGTCCCCTGCTCCTCTGCTCTCAGCCCACAGCCAGAGGGGGCCTGTGAACCCCCGAGTCTCCTGGCTCAGCGCCTCCCCtggctgcccctctctcctgggaGAAGCAAATCCTGGGGTTGACCCAGCTTCCCTCCCACTCACTCTgctccaggctccttgctggccctcccccacccccacccccaccctaccccccacCAGCCTTAGGTTCTCTGCACTCCCAGGCCCTCTGGCCTAGTTCTCTGTTCCCTCACCTACCTTCACAACTCGCTCCCCTCCTTCAGATCTACATTCACACTCCACTTTCCCAGCAAAGCTCTCTGCCCACATATGGAAAATGGCAACCTCACCCCGCACGCCTGTGCCCCCGCCTCTGTCGAGCTTGCCATCTTTTATGACGCCCCAGCTATTTTACTCATTTGTCCCTTTCAATACCCACCTCACCAACTGGCCTTCGAGTTCCACAGAGCAGGGTTTCGTCTGGCTTGCGTATTGCTTTGGCAATTTGTTCACTGCCCAAAATAGAGCCTGACTCGCCCTGAGTggtaaatgtaaatacatatgcCTGAGGGGTGCGACCTGGCTTAGATGTGACAAAGGGTCTTCTGGCCAGGCGTGGGGAGCAGCCTGGGAGGGGCTAAGAGGGCCATCGGTTCTCAGCACAACTGGCCCCAGACACGAGGAACCCCCATGGCTTCTCTCCAGCCTTACTGTGTGTCCACCCCAACCTTTTGCACAGTTCATGATGAGGCGTTTGCTGAGTGACGTTTTTactgctgtctgtctctcccgCCCCTGGGCTTGGGCGTGGTGAGGGCACAGCCCAGGCCTGCCTAGGCCGTCTTTgtgcccccagcctcaccccacaCAGGGCTGGGTATGGAGTATATGTCTAGTTAGCGCATatccagtgaatgaatgaatgagtgaacactACTTGAAGAAGTGTCATGCACTTTAGTATATTCAAGGCTCAGTCAAGTCTGCAGAGaagatagtttttctttctttttttctttctttttaaaaaaaccctatacGGTATCTGGATACTTTGGTAATCTGATGTGTTAGTCAAGGGTCTTCAGGCTGcctaagacaaaaggaaaaactaaacaaactggttaaaaagaaagggaaatgatgAACTTACTTATCCAACAATTTGGGGGGTCCTTCAAGCCCTGGCTTCATCAAGGGGCAGACACCTCTTGGCTTTCCTCCACGTCGGCTGATTTTTCCCCTCATGGGGATAAAGACGGCCCCAGGAGATCCAGCCGCACAGCCATTCTCCCCGGAGGTTGGGGGGAACCCTCTCCCCAGACAGCCAAGCGAAGGGCCAGACTTGCAGCGCATGCGCAGCCGGTCTGGGCAACCGGGCGGCGACAGAGCGGTCCGGGCTCCCTGCCCGCAGGTGCGCAGCAGCTCTTGTTGGCCCCGCGGAGACTCAGGCCCAGAGACTCAGGCCCGGAGCCCCGTGGGGCCCGGCGGGCGGGTGGGCACAGCGGGGAGGTGACCCAGGCGCCCGTCCTGTCGCCCTGCAGTGCAGGTCAGCCCGGCCGACGCCCGGCTCATGGTGTTCGACGACACGGAGGGCACCTGGCGGCTGCTGTGCTCCTCGCGCTCCAACGCCCGGGTGGCGGGCCTGGGCTGCGAGGACATGGGCTTCCTCAGGTAGCAGGTGGCCctcgggggcggggtggggcggggcaggggtggggcgggagaAGCAGGCCTGACCCCTGcctgcccagggccctgggccaCTCGGAGCTGGACGTGCGGACGGCGGGCGCCAACGGCACGTCGGGCTTCTTCTGCGTGGATGAGGGGAGGCTGCCGCTGGCCCGGAGGCTGCTCGAGGTCATCTCCGTGTGGTGAGGAGGGCAGTGGGCAGGGGTGCCCATCCGCCTGCCCTCAGGGGCCCTTTCTTCCGTTTTAATTGgcctctctttttgtttttgcctctgcccctgtctttctctcacagTGACTGTCCCAGGGGCCATTTCCTGGCTACCGTCTGCCAAGGTGAGACCCTGAAACTCAGAACCCTCTCCCTTAGCACCCCCTCAGCTCCCATCcaaacccagagctgggccaTGTCCCACCAGgcaccacccccacacacacacacccgccatATGAAACCTTACAAGGCTGGAGCTGTGTCCTCTCAGACTCTCCCAGGATGGTGGGGTCATGTCCCTGTAGGGTCCCAAGGATGGGACTGTGTCTCCTCACTCTTCTAGGGTGGGCCCATGTCCCCAAACACccctcaggtcacagtcttgtcCCATCAGAAATTGCCCCCTGGTCACATCTTCGATCCTATAAGAGTGAAGCCGTGTCCTCTGACTCCCCCGGATGGCAGGGCCGTGTCCCCATAGGTCCCCAAGCATGGTGCTGTGTCCTGATGTCCCAGGCCCTCTGGGGGCTCGTGACTCCGCCTCTCCCACAGATTGTGGCCGCAGGAAGCTGCCCGTGGATCGCATCGTGGGAGGCCAAGACACCAGCCTGGGCCGGTGGCCGTGGCAAGTCAGTCTTCGCTACGACGGAGCCCACCTCTGTGGGGGGTCCCTGCTCTCTGGAGACTGGGTGCTGACAGCTGCCCACTGCTTCCCTGAGTGAGTGTCCGcgggacaggcaggggacaggCGACGTGGGACAGGCTGTGCCCAGGCAGCGGCCgtcctcctctccttttccctggTAGGCGGAACCGGGTCCTGTCTCGATGGCGAGTGTTTGCCGGTGCCGTGGCCCAGGCCTCCCCCCATGGCCTGCAGCTGGGGGTGCAGGCCGTGGTCTACCATGGGGGCTATCTCCCCTTTCGAGATCCCAACAGTGAGGAAAATAGCAATGACATCGCCCTGGTGCACCtgtccagccccctgcccctcaccgGTAAGTCTGGGAGATGAGCCTTGGCCTTGGGGActccagaggctgggaggagagaggacagagccaGAGGAATCCATGGTGGTAAGGGAAATGATCTTGACGGGCATTAAATAGGTATGACTGGTATAGTCACTTTGAAAAACCATCTGGCAATTCCTTGAAAAGTCAAACATGGAGTTCCCATTGGGCCCAGCGATTCCACCTCAGGGTCCTCgcccagaagaaaggaaaacacatgtTCACACAGAATCTCACACACAGACGTTCAAGGCAGCTCTGGTTACGACAGCCCAACGATGGAAACAAGCCACGTGTCTGACACACGGATGGACAGAATGTGGTCCATCCACACATGAGAGAGATGACAGAGGACCGACACAAGACACCCtcagatgaatcttgaaaacgcCGTGCTAACCCAGAGAAGTCAGACACGAAAGGCCACCCTTTGATTCTGTtaatgtgaaatgtccagaatgggcaggtgtggagagagagaaaatagatccATGGCTGCCAGGGGCTAGGGGAAGCatgaggcaggggtgaggctgggcgGTGAGATTGGGAGGGGATAAGTAAAGAATACAGGATCTCGGTTGTTCTAAAGTGGATCGAGGTGATGGTTACTCTTTCCTGTTGCTCGCAGCTTAACTCTGTGTGAACCCACTAAAAACCCACTGACCTGTGTGGTGTGTGAATTACGTCTCAAAAAAGCTGTTACCAAAAAATACAgttaagatgaaatgaaaaaagccttttaaaatacatgaatgaatccGAGAGGGACTCAGAAGTTAGGCTCTCTGCAGTTCCCTGGGCATTTCCTTGCCATCATGGGAAGGACTCCCCCTGGGGGCCATGACGTTCCTGCAGGGCCCGCCTCTGGATTGAGAGCAGGTCTTGGGCTTCCGCTTTCAGCAGGCCACAGTGTGGTGACCCTAATCATAAAAACAACGGTGACAGAGTCATAGTCGTGATGATGATGATCCTTTGGCAGGCAACGGTACAATATAACAGAAGAATCCAATCCAGCCCCGATGGCAGCCTGGGGAGCGTGGGTCCTCCTCTGATCCTTGGAGCCCACACTGGGAAAGATCCTGACACCGAGAAGGGAACTAGGTCCCAAAGTCCTGCAGCTGGAAAACGGCAAAGATCTGAGCCACGGCTGCCTGGCACGGGAATCTGCGTGCAAGGAAACTGTTTCGTGGTTTGCATTGTACttgtttttatggttattttcttttgaatgatCCGTGTTATTGGTTTTCCCATTGAAGGGGatgatacacatttttcttttatatatatatattttttttttgggagagagagagagagagagagagcactagtggggagagagagagggagagatccaAATTGGGTTCTATGCTCACAGCACCgagccacgaaccatgagatcatgacctaggccacctaggcaccccaggtACACATTTCTTTAAACAAAGCCTTGTCTTCAGGGCGGGTTACAAATATTGAAGGACAGAAGTGTCCGTGGAAACACATGGGGAGGGGCGGCGAGTGGCTTGGGTTTGAGACACGAGGCTGAGCGGGTAACAGCATAGGATTTGGGGTCAGATTCAGGTGCTTGCTGTCTGTGTGATCTTGATGTGTGGCTTCAcctctgtctgtgcctcagtttccctgatcCACTAAACGGTTTTCTAGGGTTTTCGAGATGATTAAAAGGGTAATATGAGTAAAGAGCTGGACCGATGCCAGAGCATGGCGGGCACCCAGCTAACGTGAGCAGTCATTGCTGTTGTCACTCTTTCTTACTATTACTAGTTCGTGTGAGCATTTGCGGTTTGCTCAGTGCTTTACCAGTTTCTCACTACAACCTCTGGGCAAAATGATTATTACTCTGT
Protein-coding sequences here:
- the HPN gene encoding serine protease hepsin isoform X1, with the protein product MAEKEGGRTVPCCSGPKVAALTAGTLLLLTGIGAASWAIVAFLLKSDQEPLYPVQVSPADARLMVFDDTEGTWRLLCSSRSNARVAGLGCEDMGFLRALGHSELDVRTAGANGTSGFFCVDEGRLPLARRLLEVISVCDCPRGHFLATVCQDCGRRKLPVDRIVGGQDTSLGRWPWQVSLRYDGAHLCGGSLLSGDWVLTAAHCFPERNRVLSRWRVFAGAVAQASPHGLQLGVQAVVYHGGYLPFRDPNSEENSNDIALVHLSSPLPLTEYIQPVCLPAAGQALVDGKLCTVTGWGNTQYYAPASLARTPPGQQAGVLQEARVPIISNDVCNGPDFYANQIKPKMFCAGYPEGGIDACQGDSGGPFVCEDSISRTPRWRLCGIVSWGTGCALAQKPGVYTKVSDFREWIFQAIKTHSEASGMVTQL
- the HPN gene encoding serine protease hepsin isoform X3, translating into MAEKEGGRTVPCCSGPKVAALTAGTLLLLTGIGAASWAIVQVSPADARLMVFDDTEGTWRLLCSSRSNARVAGLGCEDMGFLRALGHSELDVRTAGANGTSGFFCVDEGRLPLARRLLEVISVCDCPRGHFLATVCQDCGRRKLPVDRIVGGQDTSLGRWPWQVSLRYDGAHLCGGSLLSGDWVLTAAHCFPERNRVLSRWRVFAGAVAQASPHGLQLGVQAVVYHGGYLPFRDPNSEENSNDIALVHLSSPLPLTEYIQPVCLPAAGQALVDGKLCTVTGWGNTQYYAPASLARTPPGQQAGVLQEARVPIISNDVCNGPDFYANQIKPKMFCAGYPEGGIDACQGDSGGPFVCEDSISRTPRWRLCGIVSWGTGCALAQKPGVYTKVSDFREWIFQAIKTHSEASGMVTQL
- the HPN gene encoding serine protease hepsin isoform X2; the protein is MAEKEGGRTVPCCSGPKVAALTAGTLLLLTGIGAASWAIVAFLLKSDQEPLYPVQVSPADARLMVFDDTEGTWRLLCSSRSNARVAGLGCEDMGFLRALGHSELDVRTAGANGTSGFFCVDEGRLPLARRLLEVISVCDCPRGHFLATVCQDCGRRKLPVDRIVGGQDTSLGRWPWQVSLRYDGAHLCGGSLLSGDWVLTAAHCFPERNRVLSRWRVFAGAVAQASPHGLQLGVQAVVYHGGYLPFRDPNSEENSNDIALVHLSSPLPLTEYIQPVCLPAAGQALVDGKLCTVTGWGNTQYYGQQAGVLQEARVPIISNDVCNGPDFYANQIKPKMFCAGYPEGGIDACQGDSGGPFVCEDSISRTPRWRLCGIVSWGTGCALAQKPGVYTKVSDFREWIFQAIKTHSEASGMVTQL